From the Hevea brasiliensis isolate MT/VB/25A 57/8 chromosome 13, ASM3005281v1, whole genome shotgun sequence genome, the window atcaTCATTGTGAACGAGAGGGTTCTTTTTCTTTCCATATTTTATCTAATTAGAAACAGAAGAAAAGGAATTGGTTTCCATGACGCTCTTGATTTTGGGGGCGTAGAGAGAGTAGACGGTGGCTTGTCTTTTAGCGACTTCGAGCTGAGCCTTACCGTCAGAGAAAGCAGCGGAGATGGTAGAGGGGTCCGATAGGTTCCGGTTTTCGCAGAAAGCGTCGATGATGCGGCGCTTCGTGTATTCTCTGATGTTGTAATCGCAGAATTGGCGGGCTGTGCGTAGAAGAGAGCGGTACAGAGACAGGATTTCGGCTCTCGAAATAGCTGACAACGACGCCATTTTATTCTGCTGTATTCTCTTCTCCGGAGAGAAAGAGGGAGGCTGCTCCTGCTCTGGCTTATCCAAGATTTCTCGCCGATTGCCTAAGATTCTTTACCATTTTAATATACATATTAGATACACGACAGGTCGTTGTTAAAATTGAATTGCATATACATATTAGATACACGACAGGTCGTTGTTAAAATTGAATTGCATCCATTTAGTGTCTTTTTTGTAAGGTAAATtgctttttaaataaaaatattattttaaatattattaaaaaaaatagtttaaaaaaattattttattattttaaaattttataattaatttttattaaatttaattttaaattattttttaattaaatatattttaaaaaataatttcatctgTGGCAATTTCAATACCAATATTAAAcagatttttaattatataattatttatttattataaaagataatta encodes:
- the LOC110636236 gene encoding uncharacterized protein LOC110636236 is translated as MASLSAISRAEILSLYRSLLRTARQFCDYNIREYTKRRIIDAFCENRNLSDPSTISAAFSDGKAQLEVAKRQATVYSLYAPKIKSVMETNSFSSVSN